A stretch of the uncultured Cohaesibacter sp. genome encodes the following:
- a CDS encoding DUF2783 domain-containing protein yields MSLILTPNIERPDCFYEALTDAQRDMSEVDANDMNARLVLILANQIGCLEDLKQAIALAGPVALQDASAGDAPQASTFAAE; encoded by the coding sequence ATGAGCCTTATCCTGACCCCCAATATTGAGCGGCCAGACTGCTTCTACGAGGCTCTGACCGATGCGCAACGGGACATGTCAGAGGTCGACGCCAATGACATGAATGCTCGTCTGGTGCTCATTCTGGCCAATCAGATTGGTTGCCTTGAGGATCTCAAACAGGCCATCGCGCTGGCCGGTCCGGTGGCTTTGCAAGATGCAAGTGCGGGCGATGCGCCTCAAGCCTCCACTTTTGCTGCTGAATAG
- a CDS encoding FAD-dependent oxidoreductase has product MLNTYDWPEFAYIQSEEQRAGSPERHSVLVVGAGPIGLTMALDLASRGIRVVVIDDNNTVSVGSRAVCYAKRPLEIWERLGVADQMIDKGISWKHGRVFFRDKEVYDFDLLPEEGHKIPAFINLQQYYLEEYLVTACEASDLIELRWKHKLVALEQSDDHARVEIETPDGVFASEASWVIACDGANSPVRGMVGADFTGHFFEDRFLIADIVMKADFPTERWFWFDPDFHKGQSALLHKQSDDVWRLDFQLGWDCDPEEEKKPENIIPRVKAMLGADVEFELEWGSVYQFACRRVDDFRKGRVIFAGDSAHQVSPFGARGANTGVQDADNLAWKLAAVVRGEAPEALVDSYHIERAFAADDNLLNSTRSTDFITPKNAASLRYRNAVLDLSRIAPFARPMVNSGRLSAPTPYVESPLNTPDDDVWQGVMRPGTCIADAPILVDDKDDWLIHQFGAGFTLLVFGLDSQPVKAGPFTPSILVEGKDFVDVEGLVADRYDGRKGAVYLIRPDQHVAARWRQFDPEAIRKAISRATAGGVK; this is encoded by the coding sequence ATGCTTAACACCTATGACTGGCCCGAATTTGCCTATATCCAGTCCGAGGAGCAGCGCGCGGGCTCTCCCGAGCGCCATTCGGTGCTGGTGGTCGGTGCCGGGCCGATCGGCCTGACCATGGCGCTTGATCTGGCCTCGCGGGGCATCCGCGTGGTGGTGATTGACGACAACAACACGGTGTCGGTCGGCTCGCGGGCGGTTTGTTATGCCAAGCGGCCATTGGAGATCTGGGAGCGGCTCGGGGTTGCGGACCAGATGATCGACAAGGGCATCAGTTGGAAACATGGACGGGTCTTCTTCCGGGACAAGGAAGTCTATGACTTCGATCTGCTGCCAGAAGAGGGGCACAAGATACCGGCCTTTATCAATCTGCAGCAATATTATCTAGAGGAATATCTGGTCACGGCTTGCGAGGCATCCGATCTTATCGAGCTGCGCTGGAAGCACAAATTGGTGGCTCTGGAGCAAAGCGATGACCATGCGCGTGTTGAGATTGAGACGCCGGACGGGGTCTTTGCCAGCGAAGCGAGCTGGGTGATTGCGTGCGACGGGGCCAATTCGCCGGTGCGTGGCATGGTTGGCGCGGACTTTACAGGCCACTTCTTTGAAGATCGGTTTTTGATCGCCGACATCGTGATGAAGGCCGACTTCCCGACCGAGCGCTGGTTCTGGTTTGATCCGGATTTTCACAAGGGCCAATCGGCCTTGCTGCACAAACAGTCGGATGATGTCTGGCGGCTGGATTTCCAGCTGGGCTGGGATTGTGACCCGGAAGAAGAAAAGAAGCCGGAGAATATTATCCCTCGGGTCAAGGCAATGCTCGGCGCGGATGTGGAGTTCGAGCTGGAATGGGGCAGTGTCTATCAATTTGCATGCCGCCGGGTGGATGACTTCCGCAAGGGTCGGGTGATTTTTGCAGGCGACTCGGCCCATCAGGTCTCACCCTTTGGCGCGCGTGGGGCCAATACCGGGGTGCAGGATGCCGATAATCTGGCATGGAAGCTCGCCGCAGTGGTTCGCGGTGAAGCGCCGGAGGCTCTGGTTGACAGCTATCACATTGAGCGGGCCTTTGCGGCGGATGACAATCTGCTGAATTCAACCCGCTCGACGGATTTCATCACGCCGAAAAATGCCGCTTCGCTCCGCTATCGCAATGCGGTGCTGGATCTGTCGCGGATCGCACCTTTTGCCCGTCCGATGGTCAATTCCGGTCGGCTGTCAGCGCCCACCCCTTACGTTGAAAGCCCCTTGAACACGCCAGATGATGACGTATGGCAAGGTGTGATGCGTCCGGGAACCTGCATTGCAGATGCGCCTATTCTTGTTGATGATAAGGACGATTGGCTGATCCATCAGTTTGGGGCAGGCTTTACCTTGCTCGTCTTTGGGCTTGATAGCCAACCGGTGAAGGCGGGGCCTTTCACGCCGTCAATCTTGGTTGAAGGCAAGGACTTTGTCGATGTTGAAGGGCTGGTGGCGGACCGTTACGACGGCCGCAAGGGTGCCGTTTATCTGATCCGACCGGACCAGCATGTGGCGGCGCGTTGGCGCCAGTTTGATCCAGAGGCCATTCGCAAGGCGATCAGCCGTGCGACAGCGGGAGGTGTGAAATGA
- a CDS encoding TRAP transporter substrate-binding protein: MKLVKAALMGALLSVSAPLSAMAQDLVLSSWLPPRHPVVINAIKPWAKQVKEVTEGRVNVRVLAKPLGSPPAHFDMARDGIADITYGLHSFTKDDRFKKARIGQFSFLGDDAVKSSEAFWTVYNDKLGARDEHKGTQLLGLFMHGPGLFHNNKTAINKLEDFSGLKIRVPGGYIPDLLKGYGVEPVFMSSGEIYEKLSRGVVDGVTITYEAITSFKLTDYITNTTTFPGGLYNTTWFLVMNENKWNDISEADRKAIEGISGLAFAKLVGKAWNDADAKAIGVMKKAGIKIAPAPDAVVESVRARAAELEGAWADSLGGDYDGRAALKDFRSMTGVGK; encoded by the coding sequence ATGAAATTGGTAAAAGCAGCCCTGATGGGTGCATTGCTCAGCGTATCTGCGCCATTGTCAGCCATGGCGCAGGATCTGGTTCTGTCGAGCTGGTTGCCGCCACGTCATCCGGTGGTCATCAATGCCATCAAACCTTGGGCCAAGCAGGTTAAGGAAGTCACCGAAGGGCGCGTCAATGTGCGGGTTCTGGCCAAGCCGCTTGGCTCGCCTCCGGCCCATTTCGACATGGCACGCGACGGCATTGCCGACATCACCTATGGTTTGCATTCTTTCACCAAGGATGACCGTTTCAAGAAGGCGCGGATCGGTCAGTTTTCTTTCCTGGGTGATGATGCGGTCAAAAGCTCGGAAGCCTTCTGGACCGTCTATAATGACAAGCTGGGTGCTCGCGATGAGCATAAGGGCACACAACTGCTCGGCCTCTTCATGCATGGTCCGGGTCTGTTCCACAACAACAAGACCGCGATCAACAAACTTGAGGATTTCTCCGGGCTGAAGATCCGGGTGCCGGGTGGCTATATTCCTGATCTCCTGAAGGGCTATGGCGTTGAGCCGGTCTTCATGTCGTCTGGCGAGATTTATGAAAAACTCTCGCGCGGTGTGGTTGACGGGGTGACGATCACCTATGAAGCCATCACGTCGTTCAAGCTGACCGACTATATCACCAACACCACGACCTTCCCCGGTGGGCTTTACAACACCACCTGGTTCCTGGTGATGAATGAGAATAAGTGGAACGATATTTCTGAGGCTGATCGCAAGGCGATCGAGGGGATCTCCGGTCTTGCCTTTGCCAAACTGGTGGGCAAGGCGTGGAATGATGCCGACGCCAAAGCCATTGGTGTGATGAAAAAGGCTGGCATCAAGATCGCACCTGCTCCGGATGCAGTCGTTGAATCCGTGCGGGCACGGGCAGCTGAGCTCGAAGGGGCGTGGGCTGACAGCCTTGGTGGCGATTATGACGGTCGCGCAGCGCTCAAAGACTTCCGTAGCATGACGGGCGTTGGCAAATGA
- a CDS encoding malate synthase G codes for MIARRLDKNDLKVDEQLVALIDEEILPGTEVSSVQFWQGLSDAVARFTPINNALLAKRAELQSQVDEWCKAHKGQPLDPAAYRTFLEEIGYIVPEGEDFEVGTTNVDAELATLAGPQLVVPVMNARFALNAANARWGSLYDALYGTDVVPQDGDLAPGESFNEARGLAVIAKTHAFLDDAVPLVSGSHGDVTAYRVDPDTRTLTIRLADDSETSLKDDSQFVGFVEASVILFRNNGLHIELQIDPDHPIGALSRAGIKDVVLESAVSTIQDCEDSVAAVDAEDKGLVYRNWLGLMKGDLQDSFQKGGRLMTRELAEDRIYTDRSGGTLTLHGRSLMLVRNVGHLMTNPAILDAKGEEIFEGILDAFVTVAAALHDIPRKGNSRTGSIYIVKPKMHGPEEVAYANDLFDAVEDCFGLPRNSIKIGVMDEERRTTVNLKACIGAVKDRIVFINTGFLDRTGDEIHTSMELGPFLPKEQIKAQPWIAAYEDWNVDTGLETGLNGKGQIGKGMWAKPDEMAEMMEAKIGHPKAGATCAWVPSPTAATLHATHYHKVNVPSVQAELASRKKADLDTILTVPLLEGKNLDPQTIQNEVDNNAQGILGYVVRWIDQGVGCSKVPDINNVALMEDRATLRISSQHMANWLYHGLITPEQVIETMERMARVVDQQNAEDPDYRNMADSYVASIAFRAACDLVFKGKDQPSGYTEPLLHKLRQIAKTQAEKFG; via the coding sequence ATGATAGCACGCAGACTAGACAAGAATGACCTGAAGGTGGATGAGCAACTGGTGGCGCTGATCGACGAAGAGATCCTGCCTGGCACCGAGGTCTCTTCGGTTCAGTTCTGGCAGGGCCTGTCTGATGCGGTGGCGCGTTTCACCCCGATCAACAATGCTTTGCTGGCCAAGCGCGCCGAGTTGCAAAGCCAGGTCGATGAATGGTGCAAGGCGCACAAAGGCCAGCCATTGGATCCGGCCGCCTATCGGACCTTCCTTGAAGAGATCGGTTATATCGTCCCGGAAGGGGAGGATTTCGAGGTTGGAACCACCAATGTCGACGCCGAGCTGGCGACGCTTGCCGGGCCGCAATTGGTCGTGCCGGTGATGAATGCCCGTTTTGCGCTGAATGCGGCCAACGCCCGCTGGGGCAGCCTGTATGATGCGCTTTATGGCACTGACGTTGTGCCGCAGGATGGAGACCTTGCACCGGGTGAGAGCTTTAATGAAGCGCGCGGTTTGGCGGTGATTGCCAAGACGCATGCATTCCTGGACGATGCCGTGCCGCTGGTCTCTGGCTCCCATGGGGACGTGACGGCCTACAGGGTCGATCCGGACACGCGGACCTTGACCATCCGTTTGGCCGATGACAGCGAGACGAGCCTCAAGGATGACAGCCAGTTTGTCGGCTTTGTCGAGGCTTCGGTGATTTTGTTCCGTAACAACGGCCTGCATATTGAATTGCAGATTGATCCTGACCATCCGATTGGTGCCTTGTCGAGGGCCGGGATCAAGGATGTGGTACTGGAAAGCGCCGTTAGCACCATTCAGGACTGCGAGGATTCCGTCGCGGCTGTTGATGCCGAGGATAAAGGCCTTGTCTATCGCAATTGGCTTGGACTGATGAAAGGCGATCTGCAAGACAGTTTCCAGAAGGGCGGGCGACTGATGACGCGCGAGCTGGCCGAGGATCGGATTTATACGGACCGTAGCGGCGGCACCCTGACCTTGCATGGTCGCAGCCTGATGCTGGTGCGTAATGTGGGGCATTTGATGACCAATCCGGCGATCTTGGACGCCAAGGGAGAAGAGATTTTTGAAGGCATTCTGGATGCCTTTGTCACCGTTGCCGCTGCCTTGCATGACATTCCCCGCAAGGGCAACAGCCGGACGGGTAGCATCTATATCGTCAAGCCGAAGATGCATGGTCCGGAGGAGGTCGCCTATGCCAACGATCTGTTTGATGCGGTGGAGGATTGCTTTGGCCTGCCGCGCAACAGCATCAAGATCGGGGTGATGGATGAAGAACGCCGCACGACAGTCAACCTGAAGGCCTGCATTGGGGCAGTCAAAGACCGAATCGTCTTCATCAATACCGGCTTCCTTGATCGCACCGGCGATGAAATCCATACCTCGATGGAACTGGGGCCATTCCTGCCCAAAGAACAGATCAAGGCGCAGCCCTGGATTGCCGCCTATGAGGACTGGAATGTTGATACGGGTCTGGAAACGGGTCTCAATGGCAAGGGTCAGATTGGGAAGGGCATGTGGGCCAAGCCCGATGAAATGGCGGAAATGATGGAGGCCAAAATTGGTCATCCAAAGGCCGGTGCGACCTGCGCCTGGGTGCCATCGCCCACAGCGGCGACCCTGCATGCGACCCACTATCACAAGGTGAATGTGCCTTCCGTTCAGGCCGAACTGGCCAGCCGAAAGAAGGCCGATCTTGATACGATCCTGACCGTGCCGCTGTTGGAGGGTAAAAATCTCGATCCGCAAACCATCCAGAATGAAGTTGATAACAATGCGCAGGGTATTCTGGGTTATGTGGTCCGCTGGATTGATCAGGGTGTCGGGTGTTCCAAGGTGCCGGACATCAACAATGTGGCCTTGATGGAAGACCGGGCGACATTGCGGATCTCCAGCCAGCATATGGCCAATTGGCTGTATCATGGCCTGATCACACCGGAGCAGGTGATCGAGACGATGGAAAGAATGGCGCGCGTCGTCGATCAACAGAATGCTGAAGATCCGGATTATCGGAACATGGCAGATAGCTATGTCGCCTCAATCGCTTTCCGTGCCGCCTGCGATCTGGTCTTCAAGGGCAAGGATCAACCAAGTGGCTATACCGAGCCGTTGCTGCATAAGCTTCGGCAGATTGCCAAGACGCAGGCAGAAAAGTTCGGTTGA
- a CDS encoding VOC family protein: MKLDQIHHVAYRCKDAKQTVEFYTKMLNMDFILAIAEDHVPSTHEPDPYMHLFLDAGMGNVLAFFELPTKPEMGRDEKTPIWVQHIAFKVKDRDTLVAFKEHLEANGVDVLGVTDHSIFHSIYFFDPNGHRVELACPDPKEEELLKRLDAVKWDMLEEWSRTKKAPQHAAWLHAKELDKDLGKVAGEESVDA, encoded by the coding sequence TTGAAGCTCGACCAGATCCATCATGTGGCCTACCGCTGCAAGGATGCCAAGCAAACTGTTGAGTTCTACACCAAGATGCTCAACATGGATTTTATTTTGGCCATTGCCGAAGACCACGTGCCGTCAACCCATGAACCGGATCCTTATATGCATCTGTTTCTGGATGCGGGCATGGGCAACGTGCTGGCTTTCTTCGAGTTGCCAACCAAGCCGGAAATGGGGCGGGATGAGAAGACCCCGATCTGGGTTCAGCATATTGCCTTCAAGGTCAAGGATCGCGACACGCTGGTTGCCTTCAAGGAGCATCTGGAAGCCAACGGTGTGGATGTGCTTGGGGTGACAGATCATTCGATTTTCCATTCGATCTATTTCTTTGACCCCAATGGCCATCGGGTCGAGCTGGCCTGTCCGGATCCCAAGGAAGAAGAATTGCTCAAGCGGCTGGATGCTGTGAAATGGGATATGCTTGAAGAATGGTCACGCACCAAAAAGGCCCCGCAGCATGCGGCATGGCTGCATGCCAAAGAACTGGACAAGGATCTGGGCAAGGTGGCTGGTGAGGAGAGCGTAGATGCTTAA
- a CDS encoding TRAP transporter small permease, with the protein MIGKAKLFLEGIAALLVTGLVLVTCVDVVGRYAFNAPLSGAFELTQVCLAALVFVALPLTTLHGGHVEVDLLLPFLPYKLRHALGRFGGAVMGLIFVYFAFRLAIMAQDQFAAGTRTAGLGISYWWLASLGGLSCFASGLLAIFRRQG; encoded by the coding sequence ATGATTGGCAAGGCGAAACTCTTCCTTGAAGGGATCGCCGCACTTCTGGTGACGGGGCTTGTCCTCGTCACCTGTGTTGATGTGGTCGGGCGCTATGCCTTCAACGCACCCCTTAGCGGTGCTTTCGAGCTAACGCAGGTCTGTCTTGCTGCTCTGGTTTTTGTCGCCCTGCCGCTGACGACCTTGCATGGGGGGCATGTGGAGGTTGATCTCCTGTTGCCCTTTCTTCCCTATAAGCTGCGCCATGCGCTTGGGCGTTTTGGTGGCGCGGTGATGGGGCTGATTTTTGTTTATTTCGCTTTTCGTCTGGCGATCATGGCCCAAGACCAGTTCGCGGCTGGAACACGGACTGCCGGGCTTGGTATTTCCTATTGGTGGCTTGCCTCGCTTGGTGGCTTGAGTTGTTTTGCGTCGGGTCTGCTGGCGATTTTTCGGAGGCAAGGATGA
- a CDS encoding Lrp/AsnC family transcriptional regulator → MDRFDIKILEALQRDGRLTSQELADEVGLSASQCARRRALLEKAGVIEGYHARLNQSALGLELIVFIQIALDTHSPDAAKRLLALLNSMPEVSEAYSMTGSTDYHVKLVVPDLKGLSNIINNKLLQQEGVSHLKSSIVLDRLKESGHLSLNHLKTDATKAQ, encoded by the coding sequence ATGGATCGCTTTGATATCAAAATTCTTGAAGCATTACAGCGGGATGGCCGTCTGACCAGTCAGGAACTGGCCGACGAAGTGGGGCTGTCGGCCTCCCAATGCGCCCGACGTCGGGCCTTGCTGGAAAAAGCAGGCGTTATCGAGGGCTATCACGCCCGCCTCAACCAATCGGCTTTGGGGCTTGAGTTGATTGTCTTCATCCAGATCGCGCTCGACACCCATTCTCCCGATGCTGCCAAACGACTGCTCGCGTTGCTCAATTCGATGCCCGAAGTCAGCGAGGCCTATTCGATGACCGGCTCGACCGATTATCACGTCAAGCTTGTGGTCCCTGACCTCAAGGGCCTGTCCAACATCATCAACAACAAGCTGTTGCAGCAGGAAGGGGTCTCTCACTTGAAGTCCTCCATTGTGCTGGATCGGCTGAAGGAAAGCGGCCATTTGTCGCTGAACCATTTAAAGACTGACGCGACCAAGGCCCAGTAA
- a CDS encoding MarR family transcriptional regulator, whose translation MDLDSFFPYRLAIAAEGFSRNISSVYGQTYGLSREEWRLLYLLAEAGKLDSQELSRRTTLDKVQVSRASQRLEDKKLITRAISKKDRRLRDFRITKAGAALFEEIKPKIDMQAEKILAAMAEADRGALNQGIEGLIRAIRALDENPE comes from the coding sequence ATGGACCTCGACTCTTTCTTTCCCTATCGCCTGGCCATCGCGGCTGAAGGTTTTTCGCGCAACATATCCAGCGTCTATGGTCAGACCTATGGCCTCTCGCGGGAAGAATGGCGCTTGCTCTACTTGCTGGCCGAGGCGGGAAAGCTGGATTCCCAGGAGCTGAGCCGCCGCACCACTCTTGATAAGGTGCAGGTCAGCCGCGCGTCCCAGCGGCTGGAAGACAAGAAGCTGATCACCCGCGCCATCTCCAAAAAGGACCGCCGCCTGCGCGACTTCCGCATCACCAAGGCAGGCGCGGCTCTGTTCGAGGAGATCAAACCCAAGATCGACATGCAAGCCGAAAAGATCCTCGCCGCCATGGCAGAGGCAGACCGCGGGGCCCTCAACCAAGGCATTGAGGGCCTGATCCGTGCGATCAGGGCATTGGACGAAAACCCGGAATAA
- a CDS encoding CBS domain-containing protein, whose translation MIDEVVSLPLDISVEEALNVLDNNNIRTAPVLASDKTMLGLFGYETLMQAVLPPALTMGIGLGRLDFARGAGPDIARRLRKVKAKPLSEVMNRKPQTLQPEMSLWETIRTLAKARAPLAVVDKKSNKFLGIVTERSAIAELERSESDPTLTGPELDASDN comes from the coding sequence ATGATTGACGAAGTCGTCAGCTTGCCACTCGATATTTCGGTCGAGGAAGCACTCAACGTGCTAGATAACAATAATATCCGTACCGCGCCTGTTCTCGCTAGCGACAAGACCATGCTGGGTCTTTTCGGTTATGAAACACTGATGCAGGCCGTTTTGCCTCCAGCCTTGACTATGGGAATAGGTCTGGGGCGTCTGGATTTTGCACGAGGAGCCGGGCCGGATATCGCTCGTCGCCTGCGCAAGGTCAAAGCCAAGCCACTCTCTGAGGTGATGAACCGCAAGCCACAAACCTTGCAGCCGGAAATGTCCCTCTGGGAAACGATCCGCACGCTGGCCAAGGCCCGGGCTCCTCTTGCTGTGGTTGACAAAAAATCCAATAAGTTTCTTGGAATTGTGACCGAGCGGTCCGCTATTGCCGAGCTTGAGCGAAGCGAGTCGGATCCTACCTTGACTGGGCCGGAACTGGACGCGTCTGATAACTGA
- the hppD gene encoding 4-hydroxyphenylpyruvate dioxygenase, with amino-acid sequence MGPFPHDAPKAVIDEVNVAGTDGFEFVEFAHPVAFKLEALFESMGFTEVARHKHKDISLYRQGHVNYLINRDPDGHAAHFVKEHGPCAPAMAWRVVDAQVALQCALDYGAEEYKGPGKALDVPAVYGIGGSLLYFVETYGADGSAYHADYQWLGERDPNPEGAGFYYLDHLTHNVMRGNMNTWYDFYAKAFNFKEIRFFDIKGEYTGLYSRALTSPDGKIRIPINESSDDKSQIEEYLNEYKGEGIQHIAVGTEDIYHSTEAIAEKGLAFMPAPPDAYYEMSHERVNGHQEPLDRMKQNGILIDGEGVVDGGRTRILLQIFSKTVIGPIFFEFIQRKGDDGFGEGNFKALFESIERDQIERGVLIADTTAPAAE; translated from the coding sequence ATGGGACCCTTTCCGCATGATGCGCCAAAGGCGGTGATCGATGAGGTCAATGTGGCCGGAACGGATGGCTTTGAATTTGTTGAATTTGCTCATCCGGTAGCTTTCAAACTGGAGGCCCTGTTTGAAAGCATGGGCTTTACCGAGGTCGCCCGGCACAAGCACAAGGATATCTCGCTTTACCGGCAAGGCCATGTCAATTATCTGATCAATCGCGACCCGGATGGACATGCGGCCCATTTCGTCAAAGAGCATGGGCCCTGTGCACCGGCCATGGCGTGGCGGGTGGTGGACGCGCAAGTGGCGCTTCAATGCGCGCTTGATTATGGAGCAGAAGAGTATAAGGGGCCGGGCAAGGCGCTTGATGTGCCTGCGGTCTATGGCATTGGTGGATCCTTGCTCTATTTCGTCGAGACCTATGGTGCGGACGGCTCAGCCTATCACGCGGATTATCAGTGGCTTGGCGAGCGGGATCCAAACCCGGAAGGCGCAGGATTTTATTATCTCGATCACCTGACCCACAATGTGATGCGCGGCAATATGAATACTTGGTATGACTTCTATGCCAAGGCGTTCAACTTCAAGGAAATCCGCTTTTTTGACATCAAAGGCGAATATACCGGGCTTTATTCGCGGGCGTTGACGTCGCCTGACGGCAAGATCCGCATTCCGATCAATGAAAGCTCCGATGACAAGAGCCAGATCGAGGAATATCTCAACGAATATAAAGGCGAGGGGATCCAGCATATCGCGGTTGGGACGGAGGATATTTATCACTCAACCGAAGCAATTGCCGAAAAGGGGCTCGCCTTCATGCCTGCTCCGCCCGATGCTTATTATGAGATGTCGCATGAGCGGGTGAATGGGCATCAGGAGCCACTCGACCGGATGAAGCAGAATGGCATTCTGATCGATGGGGAAGGGGTGGTTGATGGAGGCCGGACCCGCATTCTTTTGCAGATTTTCTCCAAAACGGTGATCGGCCCGATCTTCTTTGAATTCATCCAACGCAAGGGTGACGATGGCTTTGGTGAGGGCAATTTCAAGGCCTTGTTTGAATCGATCGAGCGCGATCAGATCGAACGGGGCGTGTTGATTGCCGATACGACTGCGCCCGCCGCAGAATAA
- a CDS encoding TRAP transporter large permease, translated as MTISLIAFAILLVLVFLRVPIAFAMALVGGGGFAYMRGAEAAGAMVGNAVFETGFSYSLSVVPLFIFMGNVLASSGIAQGLFSGADRIFGRMKGGLAMATIFSCGGFSAVCGSSLATAATMSKVAMPSMRKYGYHDSLATGSIAAGGTLGILIPPSVILIIFGLLTESDIGKLFIAGIIPGLLGVVLYLVAVMVAVRFQPHLAPEVTEPHPISRKDMIGVFATVGLFVFIMVGIYGGFFTPIEAAGMGAAMSVVIAALVGGFSLKGLKSALVDAAIASAMIFAIIIGAEIFGNFVTFAGLPDELGDMVYDLGLNAWMVIFIIVVIYLLLGTVLESLSMILLTVPVFYPLLYTLDFGTGVLADPDMALIWFAVIVVVATEISLITPPVGMNIFVLRSVLPEVPLKTMFKGIFWFWVADIVRITLIVAFPSISLFLLS; from the coding sequence ATGACCATTTCTCTTATCGCCTTTGCGATTCTTCTGGTTCTTGTCTTTCTGCGGGTGCCCATCGCCTTTGCCATGGCGTTGGTCGGTGGTGGTGGCTTTGCCTATATGCGTGGTGCCGAAGCGGCTGGTGCGATGGTGGGCAATGCGGTGTTCGAAACCGGGTTCAGCTATTCCCTATCGGTCGTGCCTTTGTTCATATTCATGGGCAATGTGTTGGCCAGCTCTGGCATCGCGCAGGGATTGTTCAGCGGTGCGGACCGGATTTTTGGCCGCATGAAGGGTGGCCTTGCCATGGCGACCATCTTTTCGTGTGGGGGCTTTTCTGCCGTCTGCGGCTCATCGCTGGCGACCGCGGCCACCATGTCGAAGGTGGCTATGCCCTCGATGCGCAAATATGGCTATCATGACAGTCTTGCCACCGGGTCGATTGCGGCGGGTGGCACGCTCGGAATTCTCATCCCTCCATCGGTCATTCTGATCATTTTCGGCCTTCTGACCGAGAGCGATATTGGCAAGCTGTTCATTGCCGGGATCATTCCCGGTCTGCTCGGTGTGGTGCTCTATCTGGTGGCGGTGATGGTTGCGGTGCGCTTCCAGCCCCATCTGGCCCCCGAAGTGACCGAGCCGCATCCGATATCGCGCAAGGACATGATCGGAGTGTTTGCGACCGTTGGTCTGTTTGTCTTCATCATGGTGGGCATCTATGGCGGATTCTTCACGCCGATTGAGGCGGCCGGGATGGGCGCTGCTATGTCGGTTGTGATTGCCGCTCTGGTCGGTGGCTTTTCCCTTAAGGGTCTTAAAAGCGCACTGGTGGATGCCGCCATAGCGTCGGCGATGATCTTTGCCATCATTATTGGCGCTGAGATCTTCGGCAACTTCGTTACCTTTGCCGGGTTGCCCGACGAGTTGGGCGATATGGTCTATGATCTGGGATTGAATGCCTGGATGGTGATTTTCATCATCGTGGTGATCTATCTGCTGCTTGGCACAGTGCTGGAAAGCCTGTCGATGATCCTGCTGACGGTGCCGGTTTTCTATCCGCTGCTCTATACGCTGGATTTCGGCACGGGTGTGCTGGCGGACCCTGACATGGCGCTGATCTGGTTTGCGGTGATTGTGGTGGTGGCGACCGAGATTTCGCTGATCACCCCGCCGGTGGGGATGAATATTTTTGTCCTGCGCTCTGTGCTGCCTGAAGTGCCGCTCAAGACCATGTTCAAGGGCATTTTCTGGTTCTGGGTGGCCGATATCGTACGGATCACGCTGATCGTGGCGTTTCCCAGCATCTCGCTGTTTTTGCTGTCCTAG